The Gemmatimonadota bacterium genomic sequence GACCTGGCCTGGGCGTGGCGCTGGATGAGGATGCCGTGGCGAAGTACCTGGATACACCTGCTGTGGAATGGCCCCGGCATGTTTCGGTGGTGACGTTGCCGGGCGATGTCAAACATTTTTATAGAAATTTGCAGCAGGCAGAGCGGCTGATGAAACAGGGGGTGGATGAGTCGTTTGCGCCGGGCGTGCGTCTGGATGAGTGGGAGGACGATGGGAGTGAGGAATTTGACAGGCTGTGGACCCATTTGCAGGCGCAAGATGCACCGATTTGGGATGGGTGAAGATGAGATGGTTTTTAACAGTATTGTTGCTGTGTCCCCTGTGTGGGCAGGCGGAGGAGAGAATATTGATGCAGATTGCGACGACGATTGATTTTGGAAAAGATGTGGGGCAGAACTGGGGTACGTTGTTTGAGGCGCGAGATGCAGAGGGTCGCGTGGTTTTGGGCGCGGGGTTTACAGGTGTGTATAATACGGCGTTTCGCATGGATCGATATACGTTGCAGTTTTTTGTGCGGGATGATGAAGCGGAGATGAATTTTGAGACGCTGCCGCCTTCGACGGAGGATGGGGGGAGTTATTTGTTCGATCTGGATGGCAAGGTGTACGCGTGTAGCTATCATCAGGATCGGACCGCGAGAGCGTGGGACGATGTAGCAGGTGCCTGGCAGGTGGATGAGAGTTTTGGCGTGGGTGAGACGGTGAGCGGGGAGGGCAAGATGCGGGTTGGGGGGAAGGTGCTTCAGTTTAAGAGGGGTGAGGTGTGGTATGATGGGGATCGAGTTCTCGCAAGACCGGTGTCCGGATATTATCATCATTTTTATTATGCGCTGGGGTATTTGACGTTTTTCTATAAGAATGAGGAGGTGGAACAGCCGTACACGAAATTGTACGCGGTGCCCTGGGTGCCGGGAGATGGGGCGGTTGATCTGGAGAAGGCGGTGGTGCTCGATCTGAAGTACGATCGGGAGACGCCGTTTGCCATTGGGCAGCTTGGGAATGAGATTGTAAATTCGTCCAATATGGGCGGGATATATGCGTTTGACGGGGAGAGGTGGAAGGTGTTGCGCGCATCATTGGAGGGGGTGAGTTTTCAACTTTATTCGATGCTGAATTGGTATGATAAGCTGTTGATGTCGCAGTATCCAACGGGTAATTTGTTCATTTACGATGGGGAGGAGGTTCGTCATATAGAGGATTGGCCGCCTGTGATGCCAGGTGTGTCGGATAGGGTGCGAGAGGCGCAAACAACGGGGTTTTACGGCGGGGATCTCTATGTGGGCGTTTGGCCGTGGTCCGAGTTGTGGCGGTACGATGCACACAGGGATCACTGGCAGTTTGTGAAGCGGATGTTCCGGCGTCCGCCAATTACGGATGAGATGAATCATCCGTGGGAAGATCGGGTTGTGGCGTATAATGAAGAATACGATGGCGATATCGTGATCAATGAGTGGGGGCAGCGCGTTACGGGACTATCTCCGATGGGGGATGGACTCTTTCTTTCCGTGAGTGCTAAGGGTTGTCCCGAGCGAGATATGCGGCTTGCGTTTTTGCACGATGACGAGGTTTGGGATGAGTACCGCGTGGTGCATCGGTTGAAAAAGCCCGGGCATGTTTCTGTGCCGGTTGTGTGGCGCGAAGAGCCGACGACGCTGTTGTTCACGGTTGGCGAGGCGGAGATCAGTGTCAGGCAGGAAGGGAAACTCCTGGGGACGGCGCCAGTTCGACGAGAACAGGTGGAGCGAGTGGTGGTGGATGCCGAGTTTCAGTGGGAATACGGGATGTATGGACCGTTGCGAGCGGGGTTGCTGTCAAAGGAAGTGGAACGGTAGTGCGTGCGAGGAGGGTCAGGACCTGCGGGCTGTTTTGCACATATATTCTAATTCTGGAGGGACTCATGGCTGTTACACGGGAGGATTTACAGGCTGCTATTGATCGGTTTCCGCGTACGGAATTGGCGGATTTGCCGACGCCGTTGGACAATTGTCCGCGGTTTTCAGAGGCGCTGGGTGGGAAGGTGCGGATGATGGTGAAGCGGGATGATTTGACGGGGCTGGCTTTTGGAGGGAACAAGACGCGAAAGTTTGATCTGGCGCTGGGAGATGCGGTGGCGCAAGGGGCTACGGCGTTGATAACGGGCGCGGCGTCACAGTCGAATCACGCGCGGCAGGCGGCGGCAGCGGCTGCCAGGCTGGGGATGAAGTGCGTGCTGGTGAACCGACACGATCACCGCAGCCAGATGGGTATTCAGGGCAATCAGTTGCTGGACAATATTCTGGGGGCGGATGTACGGCTGGTGGTGGATGGCGTGGATCAGAATGAGGTGAAGGAGCGGGTTGTGGAGGAACTGACGGCGCAGGGAGAGAAGCCCTATTTGATCGGGCAGCGTGCGGTGGTGCTGGGTACGGTGGCTTATGTGGGCTGTGTGCTGGAAATTGTGGCGCAGCTTGAAGCGATGGATGCACGGGCGGATTTTATCTGTACCGCGTCTGGGCACGGGACACATGCGGGGCTGGCATTGGGCGTGAAGGCGCTGGGGTTGCCGATTCAGACGCAGGGGTTTTCGCCCAGCAAGGGGGATGAGGCACAGCGGAAGGCGAGATTGGCAGAGGTGGCTAACGAGGCGGCAGAGCTTCTGGATCTGGATGTTCGATTGCGGGCAGAGGAGTTGGAGAATACGGATGCGTACGTGGGTGAGAATTACGGGATTGTGACGGAGGCGGGACTAAATGCGTTGCACCTGCTGGCGCGGACAGAGGGGATTTTGCTCGATCCGGTCTATACGAGCAAGGCGATGTCGGGGGTGATTGACCGGATTCAGACGGGAGAGATTCCAGAGGGTTCTACAGTGGTGTACGTGCATACAGGTGGGAATCCCGCGCTGTTCGCGTATGCGCCAGAGCTGATTTCACACGGGGATTATCGGCAAAATCTCGTGACGGGTTGAGGTGGTTCTGGAACTGGAGACGAATTGGGTTTGTCTGTTTCTTATTGGTAGGCACCATCGATAAGCGTCTTTCCAAATTCTGCGACAAACAAAAGAAAATCGCTAATACTTATTGTCCCGTCAAAATCTAAATCGCCATGTCTCGCCCTGAAAAGAGAGTCTTGTGTCGCGGTAAAAATAGGAGCTATGCGGTTCGGATCACTCCACACGCCCTTGTTTTGGGCCTTTGCTTCCTCTTGTGC encodes the following:
- a CDS encoding D-cysteine desulfhydrase family protein — encoded protein: MAVTREDLQAAIDRFPRTELADLPTPLDNCPRFSEALGGKVRMMVKRDDLTGLAFGGNKTRKFDLALGDAVAQGATALITGAASQSNHARQAAAAAARLGMKCVLVNRHDHRSQMGIQGNQLLDNILGADVRLVVDGVDQNEVKERVVEELTAQGEKPYLIGQRAVVLGTVAYVGCVLEIVAQLEAMDARADFICTASGHGTHAGLALGVKALGLPIQTQGFSPSKGDEAQRKARLAEVANEAAELLDLDVRLRAEELENTDAYVGENYGIVTEAGLNALHLLARTEGILLDPVYTSKAMSGVIDRIQTGEIPEGSTVVYVHTGGNPALFAYAPELISHGDYRQNLVTG